Sequence from the Candidatus Paceibacterota bacterium genome:
TCGATCGAAAAATGGTCGTCTCGCGCCCGCGTCTCAACTGAAAGCATGCCGGCATAAAACTGCTCCATTGAGGAAATAAGCTCCTTGAGCTGTTTTGATTGCTCCTCCTTTTTTACTTCAGGCAAGGCTACTTCAAAAAGAGTGTGCCTAAGCGATTTAGAAAAGGGCGTGCCCTCTTTTAGCCCAGCGACAGGAAAACCTTTTTTGATGTACTCAACCAAAAAACGATGAAAATCATCCTCGAGATGTGGGTTGTTCATCCCCTCAATCACTGAAAGGACATTCATGACGCCTTTCTCATAAAGAATATGCAGCAAAGCCTCAATCTGCTTGTCGTGAGGCTCAGGTGAAAGGTCAAGCACAATCTCATCACGGCTCTGCTCAGGAATCTTGAAGGATTCATGAAGGACCTCTGAAGGCTCTGCTGCACGATAGGTCTTCACTTGATGCTTGATCACATGCTCAAGCTTATTTTCGACACCCTGCTCATTGAGGGCACGCTCTTTGGCCGCGACTTGTTCGCGTAAATATGTCAGCTCTTCTTGAGGTGAAGAAAACTTTTCCATGAGCTACATTATATACCTCCTTTGTACTCTTCGTAAGCGACTTTGAAGGGTAGGTTTCTCTCAGCGTATTTTTCGGTTTTTTCAGGATATTGTTCAAAAAAGGCTTTGTATTTTTCTGAAACGGCTCTAGCCTTTTTGGACCTCATCTCGTTAAAATTGTTGCCCACAAAGTCTCCATCGTTGATTTCTTTGATTTGGCCCTCCAATTTTTTGACAGCTGGATCCTTTTTATAATCTTCATAGACCCGAACTCTTTCAGCCTCGTCATACTCAGCCGCCTCTGTTGGAAAACGTTCTGAAAATATTTCAAAGGCGCGTTCCCTGCCGCTTTTGACCCTTTTACCATTAACTACGCCATTTTCCATGTAATTGTGAAGGTCCACCTCTCGATTGGGCGCATCCCCAAGGAGCTGTTCCCAGCTATATTGAAGCTCCTGCAAAATAGATTCGAAACGCGAGTCCTGCTCTATGTATTTTAGAGTCTCCCGGGCTTCTTTTTTTTGGCCGGCTTTCTCACTTCCCTCCTCAAAATCTGGGAAAAGAGCCAGCTCTAAGCGCAAATTTTGCAAACGTTTCGCCTCTCGCTCGACGTGGGGATTGACTCTTTTATTTTGAGCAATTAAAATAGCCTCCCCCAACGGAGCTTGTCTCATTTTTTCGATTTTACCGATTTCGCTCTTTGGAATTTCTTCTTGAAGATTTTCGGAATTTTCCGGAGATTTCAAACTGTTCATGTCTAAATTATAGCACAGTCAAAATTTCTGGGCCTTTTTCGGTGATAACAATAGTGTGTTCGAACTGAGCGCTACGCTTACCATCGGCTGTTCGATAGGTGTAACCATCACTATCCATAGTAGCGCGAGGGGTACCTTCATTGATGATCGGCTCCACGGCTATGACCATGCCAGGTTTGAGAGCGGGACCTTGACCTTTTTTGCCAATATTTGGCACAAAAGGGTCTTCATGTACTTCATAGCCCACTCCATGTCCGCCTAGATTTTCGGCGATACCAAACTTGCTGTTTTTTTTGACAAAACTTTCAATAGCGAGGCCAATGTCACCGGTGCGGGCGCCCACCTGTGAGGCTTTGATGCCAGCGGCCAAGGCCCCCCGCGTGACGTCCATGAGCTTTTGGGCGCCCGCGTCTACCTTTCCAACCCCGACAGTCGTGGCGCTATCCACAATCATGTTTTGATACGAAATACCCATGTCCAGAGTGACGACGTCGCCCGTTTTCAAGATCCGAGGCCTTTCATTTGGAATACCATGTACAATTTCATCATTGATGGAGACGCAAATGCTTGCAGGATAGGGACGATCGGCACCATATGGTTGATAATTTAGAAAAACTGGAACCGATTTATATTTTTTACAAAGTTCATTGGCCTTATCATCAATTTCCTTGGTAGAAATACCCTCCACAGTTGTCTCTGATAGTTCCTTTAAAATTTGAGCTAGGATTTTCCCTGCCTTTCGGAGTTTTGCGATATCTTCGGGTGTTTTGATAGTAATCATTGGCTCAAGGTGTTAGATGCGAGAATTGATTTCGTTGATCAAATCACGCTGCACTTTCTCGACTGGCTGTTCGCCATTTATGTGTAAAAAATGATAATTCTCATTTTCCTTAAAATAATTGATAGCTGGAATAACATCCCGCTGGTACCAGTCTAGGCGTTTCTCAATCATGGCAATATCAATATCGTCCTCACGCCCCCGCGAAAGCAGGTGCTTACGCGACCATTCGCGACTAACATCCAGGTAAACCACAAAGGGCATTTCTCTTTTATAAAACCTCATGGCTGTATCCAAAATAACCGCTTCCTCATGAGAACGGGGTGACCCATCGATAATTAGCTGATCTTTAGGGTTGAATTCTCTGATCAAAAGATTGGACCACATCCAGATGGCTAAAAAATCTGGCTGGCGATTTCCTAAAGCTGACACTTCACTAGCCAATTTATTGGACGAACCCTTTTCGGACATAAAACTCCGGAAATGTAAGCCTGTCTCCAGGTAATACACACTTGTTTGGTTTTCAGGCGCAACAACCTCTCCCGTCTCCTTTTCCATAGCCTCAATCGCTATCTTGTCCTGTTTTATTAAGTGCTCCTTTAGAAGCTCCGCCTGCGTGCCCTTACCACAGCCTGAGCGGCCTATAAAAATAAAGGTCTGGGGTTGTTTCATAGGGCTATTATACAGAAATGGAGAAAAATTGGTACCCAGAAGTAAAGACTTTTTGGAGACACGGAAAATTTTTGCTAAAATTTTCCTTGTCCTCGCCAACGCTTTGGCTGCGGGGTCTCCAAAAAGTCTTTACTTCTGGGTACCAATATTCTATCTTATTGACAGATTATCGGCTGATTTGTTAGTATACTTTCACATACAGAGAATCAAGTGATTCCCTGCCGGCCCCGCCCACAAGGCGGGGAATA
This genomic interval carries:
- a CDS encoding nucleoside monophosphate kinase, producing the protein MKQPQTFIFIGRSGCGKGTQAELLKEHLIKQDKIAIEAMEKETGEVVAPENQTSVYYLETGLHFRSFMSEKGSSNKLASEVSALGNRQPDFLAIWMWSNLLIREFNPKDQLIIDGSPRSHEEAVILDTAMRFYKREMPFVVYLDVSREWSRKHLLSRGREDDIDIAMIEKRLDWYQRDVIPAINYFKENENYHFLHINGEQPVEKVQRDLINEINSRI
- the map gene encoding type I methionyl aminopeptidase, yielding MITIKTPEDIAKLRKAGKILAQILKELSETTVEGISTKEIDDKANELCKKYKSVPVFLNYQPYGADRPYPASICVSINDEIVHGIPNERPRILKTGDVVTLDMGISYQNMIVDSATTVGVGKVDAGAQKLMDVTRGALAAGIKASQVGARTGDIGLAIESFVKKNSKFGIAENLGGHGVGYEVHEDPFVPNIGKKGQGPALKPGMVIAVEPIINEGTPRATMDSDGYTYRTADGKRSAQFEHTIVITEKGPEILTVL